The Halostagnicola larsenii XH-48 region CGTCGTCTCCGCCCCGCCGATCGACACCCTTGTTTCACCTCGAGCGAGCCCGCTATTCGTCCGCGATTGAACCCTTTCGTTTCGCCTCGAATCCCGGGGCCTGCATGCGATCTGTCTGCTCGCAGTTGCAGTCGAATCGTACCTATGTCGTCGGCTCTGCATTCTCGTCGGGACGACCCTCGCTCCCGTCTCCGCGTTTGCCGCCGCGTAGACCCTCCCCTCGTTCACGCTCGAGCGCCGGCGGATCCTCGCGGTGGCTCGAGTAGCCGTCGAACCAGCGAACGATGCGCTCGAGGCGGTCGACGACGTGCGCCGGCTCCCCGCTGCGAGAGAGTTCGTGTCCCTCTCGCGGATACCGCACGAGGCGGGTGTCGACGCCGTGTTTCTGGAGACCGAGGTAAAACAGCTCCGCGGTGTTCGCGGGCGTCCGGTAGTCGTTATCGGCGTGCATCACGAGCGTCGGCGTCTCGACGTCCGCGACGTGGGCGGCGGGCGAGCGTTTCCAGAGGTGTTCGGGGTCGTCCCACGGCGTCGTTCCGAAATCGCCCTCGATGAGTTTGAACGCGTCCGTCGAGCCGTAGAAGCCGGTGAGATCGTAGACGCCGCGCTGGGAAACCGCCGCCCGAAACCGGTCCGTCTGCGTGACCGTCCAGGCGGCCATGAAGCCGCCGAAGCTGCCGCCGGTCACGTACGCGTCGCTCTCGTCGACGTACTCGCGGGCGCAGACTTCATCGACGCCGGCGAGGACGTCGGTCAGCGTTACGTCGCCCCAGTTCCGTTCGATCGCCGCCATGTGCTCCTCGCCGTACCCGGTCGAGCCTCGAGGGTTACACCAGAAGACGACGTAGCCGGCTGCGGCGAGCGCCTGAAACTCGTACCACATCGTCCCCGAGGTGGTCCACTGGAGGTGCGGGCCGCCGTGGATCTCGACGGCGAGCGGGTACACGTCGTCCTCGTCGAACTCGGGCGGCGTGAGCACCCACCCCTGAATCGCTCCCGCCTCGCCGTCGATCCACACCTCCTCGGGCTGGGAAACGGCGCGGTCGGTGAGATACTCGTCGTTGGCGCGAGTCAGCCGCGTCGTCTCGTTGCCGCCTCGAGTCGTCGCGAAGACGTCGCCGGGGTGGTCCCACTCGCTCTGGACGAACGCGATGGCGTCCGGGCCGACCGAGAAGTCCTCGACGGTGACGCCCTCGCCGTAGACCGGCGTCGGTGGCTCGCTCGCGTCGCCGGGGACCGAAAAACAAACGACAGAGCCCTCGTCCGGCGCGGTAAAGTACAGCGACTCGCCATCCGGTCCCCACTCGACGTGACCGTCATGTGCGAGATCCCGATCGAGCGATTCCGTCGGCGTCGTCTCCGTGCCAGTTTCCCGATCGTGAACGCGAATCTGGGTCTGGGCCAACGTTAACCGTTCTTCCGGGGCGTAGGGATAGGCAACCCGACCGTCTTCGGTCGCCCACAGCGAGTCGACCCATCCGGTC contains the following coding sequences:
- a CDS encoding S9 family peptidase, with product MRTVSADDYNDLMQVGSPHISPDSERIAYVESVPTDEERYEATIHVVSLGGADSRQFTIADGVDGEPRWSPDGEYLAFVSTRGADDDRPQLWVLPADGGEARQVTSVGGGVSGLEWSPDGTKILFAQSVTEADREEGRDLAVEPDYEPEAPDPRVIDRMIYRAGTQYLDGKRAHVYVLDVERALESADDASAIERLTDGDADHVGPTWGDSNTVYYARKAVEGDRSPDDSVTFDLLECDLESGAVEAFAETTGWVDSLWATEDGRVAYPYAPEERLTLAQTQIRVHDRETGTETTPTESLDRDLAHDGHVEWGPDGESLYFTAPDEGSVVCFSVPGDASEPPTPVYGEGVTVEDFSVGPDAIAFVQSEWDHPGDVFATTRGGNETTRLTRANDEYLTDRAVSQPEEVWIDGEAGAIQGWVLTPPEFDEDDVYPLAVEIHGGPHLQWTTSGTMWYEFQALAAAGYVVFWCNPRGSTGYGEEHMAAIERNWGDVTLTDVLAGVDEVCAREYVDESDAYVTGGSFGGFMAAWTVTQTDRFRAAVSQRGVYDLTGFYGSTDAFKLIEGDFGTTPWDDPEHLWKRSPAAHVADVETPTLVMHADNDYRTPANTAELFYLGLQKHGVDTRLVRYPREGHELSRSGEPAHVVDRLERIVRWFDGYSSHREDPPALERERGEGLRGGKRGDGSEGRPDENAEPTT